In one window of Malassezia japonica chromosome 9, complete sequence DNA:
- a CDS encoding uncharacterized protein (COG:S; EggNog:ENOG503P64Q) → MSEFKSTQYFKQIADGINGMSDAEKKDLQKKTNAVFEFHVKNSGGKELVQTIDLKKEVSIYEGKAKGKADCIINLADETFADLADGKLNGQKAFMSGKLKVKGNIMLATKLDGVLKAQKAKA, encoded by the exons ATGAGCGAGTTCAAGTCGACCCAGTACTTCAAGCAGATCGCCGATGGCATCAACGGCATGTCGGACGCTGAGAAGAAGGACCTCCAGAAGAAG ACCAACGCCGTCTTCGAGTTCCACGTGAAGAACTCGGGTggcaaggagctcgtcCAGACCATCGACCTCAAGAAGGAGGTCTCGATCTACGAGGGCAAGGCCAAGGGCAAGGCTGACTGCATCATCaacctcgccgacgaga CCTTCGCTGACCTTGCCGACGGCAAGCTCAACGGCCAGAAGGCCTTCATGTCCGGCAAGCTCAAGGTGAAGGGCAACATCATGCTCGCCACCAAGCTCGACGGTGTGCTCAAGGCCCAGAAGGCCAAGGCGTAA
- a CDS encoding uncharacterized protein (COG:S; EggNog:ENOG503NU5Q), whose translation MSSRVSEGAPKPPPKSRKERSGFLAKMGRSDGRKNKHRISQYVEPVVQGEEDDSANTNRLDIIDQLDISGVHGASLFHHDSPYDACSPRSNLTNNRAAPIRAFDPSVDPVTNQLLNSHQRGGRTVEPASSQYRGHRAQASAPADPYNNSAALASTTSIGLESQSEAANPNAEFFGVAAEPWQDFATPSHADRRAYRDNETPSGRTSRSSTFADMETYLRGNTRPNPSVPPKENRATRFEDVVYKDEEPQEYTPRKSRGAPTQRSKSLIGRLRRLRVEPDEADRPDEELRRNSTVHGRSQTRTQAAGLSSPSTGLPPPVTNSTLPTTQQPELYQSSHAARSPVSPSETNGSVTPRMRRPVYAGSATTQYTTDAADYEIPSRSRNRRNMMSPPALPPKADAYEDAAPHTDYTEVVPDAEDGKANLGRSKSFFARLASSSRARVI comes from the exons ATGTCGTCACGCGTAAGTGAGGGGGCTCCCAAGCCGCCACCCAAGTcgcgaaaagagcgcaGCGGCTTTTTGGCCAAGATGGGCCGCTCCGACGGCCGCAAGAACAAGCACCGCATCTCGCAGTACGTCGAGCCGGTGGTCCAGGGAGAAGAAGATGACAGCGCAAACACAAACAGACTCGATATCATCGACCAGCTGGACATCTCGGGCGTGCATGGCGCAAGCT TATTCCATCACGATTCGCCTTACGATGCGTGTTCGCCCCGCAGCAACCTGACCAACAACCGCGCGGCTCCGATCCGTGCTTTCGATCCCTCCGTGGACCCGGTGACCAACCAGTTGCTCAACTCGCACCAACGTGGCGGCCGCACCGTCGAGCCTGCCTCGTCCCAGTACCGCGGACACCGCGCGCAAGCCAGCGCTCCTGCCGACCCCTATAATaacagcgccgcgcttgcgTCAACGACCTCGATCGGCCTCGAGTCTCAGAGCGAAGCCGCGAATCCCAACGCCGAGTTCTTTGGTGTGGCTGCTGAGCCTTGGCAAGATTTTGCCACACCCAGCCACGCCGACAGGCGCGCGTACCGCGATAACGAGACGCCCAGCGGCCGTACCAGCCGGAGCAGCACGTTTGCGGACATGGAGACGTACCTGCGTGGCAATACCCGCCCCAACCCCAGTGTGCCCCCGAAAGAGAACCGCGCCACGCGGTTCGAGGACGTTGTGTACAAGGACGAAGAGCCTCAAGAATACACGCCCCGCAAGTCCCGAGGCGCACCCACGCAGCGCTCCAAGAGTCTCAtcggccgcctgcgccgcctgcgcgtcgagccggacgaggccgaTCGGCCGGAtgaggagctgcgccgtAACAGCACGGTCCACGGCCGGAGTCAGACGCGGACGCAGGCCGCGGGCctctcgtcgccgagcactgGCCTTCCGCCGCCGGTTACCAACAGCACGCTGCCCACGACGCAGCAGCCCGAGCTGTACCAATCTTCTCACGCGGCCCGGAGCCCCGTGAGTCCCAGCGAGACGAACGGCAGTGTGACGCCccgcatgcgccgcccggTCTACGCCGGCTCAGCCACGACCCAATACACGACCGATGCGGCGGACTATGAGATCCcgtcgcggtcgcgcaACCGGCGGAACATGATGTCGCCccccgcgctgccgcccaaGGCGGACGCCtacgaggacgcggcgcctcaTACGGACTACACCGAGGTCGTGCCTGATGCCGAAGACGGAAAGGCAAACTTGGGCCGGTCCAAGTCGTTCTTCGCCCGTCTTGCCTCTTCCAGCCGTGCTCGTGTGATTTAG
- a CDS encoding uncharacterized protein (COG:S; EggNog:ENOG503NW9J), whose amino-acid sequence MARSSEYKKTDRLAPFRPRISRFRGHKDSVYCCCVDRELHPGQASYLITGSRDNTIKVWNSGTGACMSTMGGHNGSVLCLKHEPGFLVSGSSDTTARIWYPSQRGNGSLYEPGPVLRGHKAGVLSVAFDAKYIVTASRDTTLRVWVRATGELLHIYDTHSASVNACSLHNGIVASGAGDGSLHLWSAATGETCQTISGPRCGIASLVLTPQWLLTGSSDSAIRFWNTETGVCLATFRAHEKLVRTIAYEAARKLLVSGGWDRKTRLWDVEPLLDSLDEETPANPHMTLELGVQQARVFDVCLDTTRVISACEDNTLWITDYGGQGLATHIFA is encoded by the exons ATGGCGCGTTCATCGGAGTACAAGAAGACGGATCG CCTGG CGCCGTTCCGCCCGCGCATCTCGCGGTTCCGTGGACACAAAGACAGCGTGTACTGCTGCTGCGTCGACCGCGAACTCCACCCGGGGCAGGCAAGCTACCTTATTACAGGCTCGCGCGATAATACGATCAAGGTGTGGAACAGCGGGACGGGCGCATGCATGTCGACCATGGGAGGGCATAACGGAAGTGTCCTATGTCTAAAACACGAGCCTGGCTTTCTTGTGAGCGGCAGCTCGGATACGACCGCTCGTATATGGTACCCGTCCCAGAGGGGCAATGGGTCGCTCTATGAGCCTGGCCCTGTCCTGCGCGGCCACAAGGCAGGCGTGCTGAGCGTCGCGTTTGACGCCAAGTACATTGTCACGGCCAGCCGAGATACCACATTGCGGGTGTGGGTCCGTGCGACGGgtgagctgctgcacaTCTACGACACGCACTCCGCATCGGTCAATGCATGCAGCCTGCACAACGGGATCGTGGCCAGTGGTGCGGGCGACGGTAGCCTGCATCTCTGGTCCGCTGCGACCGGCGAGACGTGCCAGACGATCTCTGGGCCCCGCTGCGGCATTGCCTCGTTGGTGCTCACCCCCCAGTGGCTCTTGACCGGCAGCAGCGACTCTGCGATCCGTTTCTGGAACACGGAAACTGGCGTGTGTCTTGCAACATTCCGGGCCCACGAAAAACTGGTCCGTACGATTGCGTACGAGGCTGCGCGAAAACTACTCGTCAGCGGCGGCTGGGACCGCAAAACGCGCCTATGGGATGTGGAGCCCCTCCTGGATTCCCTTGACGAGGAGACGCCCGCGAACCCTCACATGACCCTGGAGCTGGGTGTACAGCAAGCGCGCGTGTTTGACGTATGTCTCGATACCACGCGGGTTATTTCAGCCTGCGAGGACAACACGCTATGGATCACAGACTATGGAGGCCAGGGGCTCGCGACGCACATCTTTGCGTGA
- a CDS encoding uncharacterized protein (EggNog:ENOG503P95E; TransMembrane:1 (o404-423i)) — translation MATQEGALRQQCGDATRAFLQKEYMTSLLMIERGVELACADSRQGITHDVVLLERLLVLRYTAMVTVYTNSSVRERVMNSLEHTPESPEDAHARAHAVLQVLQAPAGALYTMLWYASLDVLHGTPNPPYPHTLDPSEELTPLILRVPGALLTSAILAALRLDTYASKGPAYARGDAETSARATCARQTCEWYFSALLTPDGQEVSKAGGTYERVLRIYTLQVLGVHLQDWNYAHDFVGYSSLPEDAKLALFGEIDAMRQEIDARAKREREALQEARAQYEEEKKRRAQAAHDEAHKAPAPSVVPTDEPAPAPAPVEQDSAPTALPPPPARPSGASLQRTPSIRRKGRTARASAEDDAASHAATREHLQTFLARRPTEEPAEVPRGLSYGHVRHMLFSYVTRKRVLILLLALATLAGALAPRAASSRRPSLQSWPRVAIQRLWDTLRMYVFSLQAPTNTIRGTQVTYL, via the exons ATGGCGACGCAAGAGGGAGCACTGCGCCAGCAGTGtggcgacgcgacgcgcgcctttCTGCAGAAAGAGTACATGACGAGCCTGTTGATGATAGAGAGGGGCGTCGAGCTTGCGTGCGCGGATTCCCGGCAAGGCATTACGCACGACGTCGTGCTCCTAGAGCGTCTTCTGGTCCTGCGTTACACTGCGATGGTCACCGTGTATACCAATAGCTctgtgcgcgagcgtgtgATGAATTCGCTCGAGCACACTCCCGAGAGCCCTGAGgatgcgcatgcgcgcgcgcacgccgtgctccAGGTGCtccaggcgccggcgggcgCTCTGTATACCATGCTGTGGTACGCCAgcctcgacgtgctgcacggcacgccgaaTCCTCCGTACCCCCACACACTCGACCCGTCCGAGGAGCTTACGCCGCTGATCTTGCGTGTGCCGGGTGCGCTGCTTACGTCGGCGATTCTCGCGGCGTTGCGTCTCGATACGTACGCGTCCAAAGGCCCAGCGTACGCCCGTGGCGACGCCGAAACGTCtgcgcgggcgacgtgtGCGCGCCAGACGTGTGAGTGGTACTTTTCCGCGCTGCTTACGCCCGACGGCCAGGAGGTGTCCAAGGCCGGCGGGACGTacgagcgcgtgctccGAATCTATACGCTccaggtgctcggcgtgcaccTCCAGGACTGGAACTATGCACACGACTTTGTCGGCTACAGCAGCCTGCCCGAGGACGCCAAGCTG gcgctctttggcgagaTCGATGCGATGCGCCAAGAGATTGACGCACGTGccaagcgcgagcgcgaggccctCCAAGAGGCTCGCGCGCAGTACGAAGAAGAAAagaagcggcgcgcgcaggccgcgcacgacgaggcgcacaaggcgcctgcgccgagcgtcgtgccTACCGacgagcctgcgccggctcctgcgcctgtgGAGCAGGATAGCGCACCGACGGCTCTACCCCCTCCCCCCGCGCGccccagcggcgcgtcgctgcagcgcacgccgagcatcCGCCGCAAggggcgcacggcccgtGCGAgtgccgaggacgacgcggcgagccacgcggcgacgcgcgagcacctCCAGACCTTtttggcgcgccgtccgacCGAGGAGCCTGCCGAAGTTCCCCGCGGCCTGTCGTACGGCCACGTCCGCCACATGCTCTTTTCGTACGTGACGCGTAAGCGCGTCCTTATTCTTCTACTGGCGCTAGCTACACTCGCGGGCGCACTCGCcccccgcgccgcctcttcACGGCGTCCCTCGCTCCAGTCCTGGCCACGTGTGGCCATCCAGCGCCTTTGGGATACGCTGCGCATGTACGTATTCtcgctgcaggcgccgaCTAACACCATCAGGGGAACGCAGGTCACGTACTTGTAA
- the IME4 gene encoding mRNA (2'-O-methyladenosine-N(6)-)-methyltransferase (COG:A; EggNog:ENOG503NZ3M): MEDRSAAAVLAARYLHRPTGKERLLAELFHSTDNRFQGHCAHITREACEAAPGSAEPCPLLHFRPVFYPHTNPALGHCGYLNACHRKATCKFLHFEIDLRPPQVPFAWECTSAVPYDAASKYAEHAAIEEPVRVLRQAGLEAWLHAQEWHAAQPRLPAQWISCDVCTFPLSTLGKFDVVVADPPWDIHMSLPYGTLSDENMYALPLPDLQEEGLLFLWVTGRAMELGRQLLKHWGYVRIDELIWVKINQMQRLIRTGRTGHWLNHTKEHCFVGLKRKGMAPVDAPPPGTHIPLPEWMHAGLGNDVIVAPVRDTSRKPDELYDMIEKMCPGGRKVELFGRQHNVRPGWLTLGNQLKNDHVVEPHLQAACEARDAAQ; this comes from the exons ATGGAGGACCggagcgctgcggcggtgctcgccgcgcggtaCCTGCACCGGCCCACGggcaaggagcgcctgcttgccgagctg TTCCACAGCACCGACAATCGGTTCCAGGGGCACTGCGCGCACATTacgcgcgaggcgtgcgaggcggcgcccgGCTCGGCAGAGCCTTGTCCTCTG CTTCATTTCCGCCCTGTCTTTTATCCCCATACGAATCCCGCACTTGGGCACTGCGGCTACCTGAATGCGTGCCATCGAAAGGCGACGTGCAAG TTTCTCCATTTCGAGATCGACCTCCGCCCGCCGCAGGTGCCCTTTGCATGGGagtgcacgagcgcggtgCCGTACGACGCCGCGTCCAAGTACgcagagcacgccgcgatCGAAgagccggtgcgcgtcctgcgccaagccggcctcgaggcgTGGCTGCACGCGCAGGAATGgcatgccgcgcagcccCGCCTGCCTGCGCAGTGGATCTCGTGCGACGTGTGCACCTTTCCTTtgtcgacgctcggcaagtTTGACGTGGTGGTCGCCGATCCCCCGTGGGACATCCACATGTCGTTGCCGTACGGCACGCTCTCGGACGAGAATATGTACGCCCTTCCTCTGCCCGACCTCCAGGAAGAGGGCCTGCTCTTTCTCTGGGTGACGGGGCGCGCAATGGAGCTGGGGCGCCAGTTGCTCAAGCACTGGGGCTATGTCCGTATTGACGAGCTGATCTGGGTCAAGATCAACCAGATGCAGCGCCTCATCCGCACGGGGCGCACCGGCCACTGGCTCAACCACACCAAGGAGCACTGCTTTGTCGGCCTCAAGCGCAAGGGGATGGCGCCTGTCGACGCACCACCCCCTGGCACGCACATACCTCTTCCAGAATGGATGCACGCGGGCCTTGGCAACGATGTGATCGTCGCCCCGGTCCGCGATACGTCGCGCAAACCCGACGAGCTCTACGACATGATCGAAAAAATGTGCCCGGGCGGCCGCAAGGTCGAGCTCTTTGGGCGCCAGCACAATGTGCGCCCGGGATGGCTCACACTTGGCAACCAGCTGAAAAACGACCACGTC GTCGAGCCGCACCTCCAAGCCGCGTgcgaagcgcgcgacgccgcccaaTAG